A region of Domibacillus sp. DTU_2020_1001157_1_SI_ALB_TIR_016 DNA encodes the following proteins:
- a CDS encoding IDEAL domain-containing protein, translated as MRFLKGDWVIADVNGGYSKTVGYVTKVGYWGEYIQIMQVIRLTNNRWEWIKPKVSSYMSGQLVSAVELFDQYQDKTTLIDLALQTKDKEWFEELTGGFKNVIP; from the coding sequence TTGCGATTTTTAAAGGGAGATTGGGTCATTGCTGATGTCAATGGAGGATACAGCAAAACAGTCGGTTATGTAACAAAAGTGGGTTATTGGGGTGAATACATTCAGATTATGCAAGTAATCCGGCTCACAAACAACCGATGGGAATGGATTAAGCCAAAGGTGAGTTCCTATATGTCGGGCCAACTAGTATCAGCCGTTGAGTTATTTGATCAATATCAAGACAAAACAACACTTATTGACTTAGCACTTCAGACAAAAGACAAAGAATGGTTTGAAGAATTGACGGGAGGATTTAAAAATGTCATACCGTAG
- a CDS encoding Spo0E family sporulation regulatory protein-aspartic acid phosphatase, with protein sequence MRVLCKTYNRNIHIESKEVLAYSQELDKLFIQFQLQNS encoded by the coding sequence ATTAGAGTACTATGTAAAACCTACAACCGGAACATTCATATTGAAAGTAAAGAAGTCTTGGCTTATAGTCAGGAATTAGATAAATTATTTATTCAGTTTCAGCTTCAAAATAGCTGA
- a CDS encoding YunC family protein, with translation MINMYPVVIEGKQFTAVTINFPKTYFSAVTNEKGYIMCGALDVEILNKKKERGIIAGRALGVTTIEQLLEAPLESVTDEAKKLGIAAGMKGKDALLLMAED, from the coding sequence ATGATAAACATGTATCCAGTAGTTATTGAAGGAAAACAGTTTACCGCCGTAACGATTAACTTTCCGAAAACATATTTCTCGGCTGTTACAAATGAAAAAGGCTATATTATGTGCGGAGCTTTAGATGTGGAAATACTGAATAAGAAAAAAGAGAGAGGCATTATTGCAGGCCGTGCATTAGGTGTAACCACAATTGAACAATTGTTGGAAGCACCGTTGGAATCGGTCACTGATGAAGCGAAAAAGCTCGGCATTGCGGCAGGGATGAAAGGGAAAGATGCACTGCTCCTGATGGCTGAGGATTAA
- a CDS encoding DUF2752 domain-containing protein, protein MIGAAFLIAALIYLKVLSPKWGLHIPCLFREVTGFYCPGCGVTRASLALIDGNLYQSFRYNMLVYVLIPFFGLYIYWSYKGNRVWAERLMVSAAILALLFGIIRNTETGAFLAPVSL, encoded by the coding sequence TTGATAGGGGCCGCATTTCTCATAGCAGCCCTTATTTACCTTAAAGTTCTTTCTCCAAAATGGGGTCTGCATATTCCTTGTTTGTTCCGGGAAGTAACAGGCTTTTACTGCCCCGGCTGCGGTGTTACAAGAGCATCTTTAGCCCTGATTGATGGGAATCTGTATCAATCTTTCCGCTATAATATGCTCGTTTATGTCCTAATCCCTTTCTTTGGACTTTATATATACTGGTCTTACAAGGGGAATCGAGTATGGGCTGAACGCTTAATGGTCAGCGCAGCCATTCTGGCACTTTTATTTGGAATCATACGAAACACAGAAACAGGCGCTTTTTTGGCACCTGTATCGCTGTAA
- a CDS encoding DUF4234 domain-containing protein — MVKQRSVAIAIILSLITCGLYTLYWQYTLSEDLRELSRDYSLSGGMAILLGLITCGLYTLYWYYKIGRALRAAQETKGVSSSDQGVLFVILGVFGFGIISMAIAQAEINKLVD, encoded by the coding sequence ATGGTAAAGCAACGCAGCGTTGCAATTGCAATCATTCTTAGCTTAATTACATGCGGTCTGTACACTTTGTACTGGCAGTACACATTGTCAGAAGATCTTCGTGAACTCAGCCGCGATTACTCTTTATCTGGAGGAATGGCCATTCTTTTAGGGCTGATTACGTGTGGACTTTATACGTTATACTGGTACTATAAAATCGGCCGGGCTTTACGAGCAGCACAAGAAACGAAAGGCGTTTCTTCTTCGGATCAAGGCGTTCTATTTGTCATTTTAGGGGTGTTTGGATTTGGGATTATATCCATGGCAATCGCTCAGGCAGAGATTAATAAGCTCGTGGACTAA
- a CDS encoding TrmB family transcriptional regulator, whose translation MEEIYKELQKLGFSQYECKAYINLLKNSPVTGYEVSKRSGVPRSMIYEVLGKLLDKGAIYTVPSEPVKYVPLPAKELIQRMRKSFDESFDFLEKNLLTLENEQETDVIWRVNSDEKVMTEIIEMIDEAQEEVWLSIWNPQAAAVKKVIEKKVSEKIKVFSMLFSEPNTKLGITYHHDFMAHDISEKRMGGHLTIVVRDKEEVLIANFSPDTAAWAVKTKDPALVLVATEYIRHDIAFGELAKEVGIDKVQSFWRNDPDLYYVVTGKRFE comes from the coding sequence ATGGAGGAAATCTACAAAGAATTGCAAAAACTAGGCTTTTCCCAATACGAATGTAAAGCCTATATTAATTTGTTGAAAAATTCACCTGTAACAGGATACGAGGTCAGCAAGCGATCTGGTGTGCCCCGCTCTATGATTTATGAGGTTTTAGGCAAGTTGCTGGATAAAGGTGCTATTTATACTGTTCCTTCAGAGCCGGTGAAGTATGTGCCTCTTCCGGCGAAAGAATTAATCCAGCGCATGCGGAAAAGCTTTGATGAGTCTTTCGATTTTCTAGAAAAGAATCTGCTAACGTTAGAAAATGAACAAGAAACAGATGTAATTTGGCGTGTAAATAGTGACGAGAAAGTGATGACTGAAATTATAGAAATGATTGATGAGGCTCAAGAAGAAGTCTGGTTATCCATTTGGAACCCTCAAGCCGCAGCTGTTAAGAAAGTGATAGAGAAAAAAGTTAGTGAGAAAATCAAGGTATTTTCAATGCTTTTTTCAGAACCAAACACGAAACTAGGTATCACGTACCATCATGATTTTATGGCTCACGATATATCAGAAAAACGAATGGGCGGACACTTAACGATTGTTGTCCGGGATAAGGAAGAAGTATTAATTGCCAATTTCTCTCCTGATACAGCTGCTTGGGCAGTTAAAACAAAAGACCCCGCCTTGGTTTTAGTGGCAACCGAATATATCAGACACGATATTGCATTTGGGGAGCTTGCAAAAGAAGTAGGAATCGATAAAGTACAATCTTTTTGGAGAAATGACCCAGATCTGTACTACGTAGTTACAGGAAAACGGTTCGAATAA
- a CDS encoding MFS transporter: protein MTHTISILVQNQPGVLAQLSELFRSHGYNIEKIKAGKSKKTSLTKIKIAATGSDESFESLAVQLGDISHVVDVDISRQRHYSFWLVAYCLCITLLGTNLPAPLYAVYRSEWQMSSGIITFLYALYALIVIPTIIIVAQFSKQWGRKNVLFAGVIFSILGSVGFALSSGVSGLLIARCFQGLSVGILNGIAVTYMTDFHPKHDKVKSAFVAAIAGTLGNAVGPLVSGFLGDYSPYPMQFSYAVHVLLAVAGLLGLNFMLDSKTATKHVTVLQIPVISKSLRKPFLLAASASFLSWGVMSLMLSVIPTYLNLFSNQPSLSFSGAMVALVLGLSTIHQVILRKQPVFRLIVIGYVLLILGLLCLFLTLWSKSLLLLVLTTIFIGLGNGPSYAGSLAYLNQISTDDNRANMTSSFFVVTYLGVSIPVITLGYVGQWLGLTHAIQGYSCIMIALIVISLFSWLRKNKSEN, encoded by the coding sequence ATGACCCATACTATATCAATTCTTGTACAAAACCAGCCGGGCGTTTTGGCTCAATTATCGGAATTGTTTAGAAGCCATGGTTATAATATTGAGAAGATTAAAGCGGGGAAGAGTAAAAAAACAAGCCTCACTAAAATTAAAATTGCTGCTACGGGAAGCGATGAGTCATTCGAATCTCTTGCTGTACAATTAGGGGACATATCACATGTAGTAGATGTAGATATATCTAGACAACGACATTACTCTTTTTGGCTAGTAGCCTATTGCTTGTGTATTACGTTACTTGGCACTAATCTTCCCGCTCCTCTTTATGCGGTATACCGATCAGAATGGCAAATGTCTTCAGGAATTATTACTTTTTTGTATGCACTCTATGCGCTCATTGTAATTCCAACTATTATTATTGTTGCGCAGTTTTCTAAACAGTGGGGAAGAAAAAATGTATTATTTGCAGGTGTCATCTTTTCTATTTTAGGTTCTGTTGGTTTTGCCTTATCAAGTGGTGTAAGTGGATTACTTATCGCCCGTTGCTTTCAAGGACTATCAGTTGGAATTCTAAATGGGATCGCCGTTACGTATATGACAGATTTTCATCCTAAACATGACAAGGTGAAAAGTGCATTTGTTGCTGCTATTGCCGGAACCCTAGGAAATGCGGTGGGGCCGCTTGTTTCTGGTTTCCTTGGAGATTATTCACCCTATCCTATGCAATTTTCTTACGCTGTCCATGTTTTACTTGCTGTTGCAGGGCTTTTGGGCCTGAATTTTATGTTGGATAGCAAAACTGCTACAAAACATGTAACCGTCCTTCAAATACCAGTCATTTCAAAATCTTTAAGAAAGCCTTTCTTGCTGGCAGCTTCTGCCTCTTTTCTCTCCTGGGGCGTTATGAGTTTAATGCTGTCGGTTATACCGACCTATCTTAATCTTTTCTCCAACCAGCCTAGTCTTAGTTTTTCAGGGGCCATGGTGGCTTTAGTTCTAGGTTTGTCAACTATTCATCAAGTCATATTGAGAAAACAGCCTGTATTTCGTTTAATCGTAATAGGTTATGTTCTTTTAATTCTTGGATTACTGTGTTTATTTCTCACCTTATGGTCAAAATCCTTATTATTGCTCGTTTTAACGACTATTTTTATCGGATTGGGGAATGGACCGAGTTATGCAGGCAGCTTAGCTTACCTTAATCAAATTTCCACAGACGACAATCGAGCAAATATGACTTCTTCTTTTTTCGTGGTGACATATTTAGGAGTCAGTATTCCGGTCATAACGCTTGGTTACGTTGGACAATGGCTGGGTCTTACTCATGCCATTCAGGGGTACTCTTGTATTATGATTGCTTTAATTGTTATCAGTCTTTTTAGTTGGTTGAGAAAAAACAAAAGTGAAAATTAA
- the tnpB gene encoding IS200/IS605 family element RNA-guided endonuclease TnpB, translating to MMKTKTDETKNLHFKAFRFKIHPSDEQKQRINQTIGCCRFVYNYILNENIKSFEKTKKRYTETAAKKLLPGLKETFKWMSGPDSIALQASIEYQYEGFKKYKDQPKKELKKRAAKKCAEGYTPTAYDFKGHPTFKSKKNPVQSYTTKMTNNNIKIVDNRIQLPKLGWIRFSKSRNIEGDIKRVTVRRSSTGRYSISVICEMPYSPYKPSTSDAVGIDLGLKEFAVLSNGESIANPKYYQKYEKRLAFLQRAFARKKEGSKSWEKNKAQIAKLHEKIKHTREDFLHKLTTRLVHENQVIAVENLSVKNLVQNKKLSKGIHDASWSRFNEMLAYKAKWYGRTMIKVDPFFPSSQLCSGCGHQHKDVKNLAVRVWECPSCGVRHDRDLNASLNIKREALRLLSLQSI from the coding sequence ATGATGAAAACCAAAACAGATGAAACAAAGAACCTTCATTTTAAAGCCTTTCGGTTTAAAATCCATCCAAGTGACGAGCAAAAACAACGGATTAACCAAACGATCGGCTGCTGCCGGTTTGTCTACAATTATATATTAAATGAAAACATCAAGAGTTTCGAAAAAACAAAAAAACGGTATACAGAAACAGCTGCCAAAAAGCTTCTCCCCGGGCTAAAAGAAACATTCAAATGGATGTCTGGTCCTGATAGTATTGCTCTTCAGGCAAGCATCGAATATCAGTACGAAGGATTCAAAAAATATAAGGATCAGCCGAAAAAAGAATTAAAAAAACGAGCCGCTAAAAAATGTGCAGAAGGCTATACGCCAACGGCGTATGACTTTAAGGGCCATCCGACATTCAAAAGCAAGAAAAACCCGGTCCAAAGCTACACAACCAAAATGACAAATAACAATATTAAAATCGTGGACAATCGCATTCAGCTGCCAAAACTCGGCTGGATTCGTTTCTCCAAGTCCCGAAACATCGAAGGCGACATTAAGCGTGTCACCGTGCGCCGAAGCAGCACCGGCCGGTATTCTATTTCGGTCATATGCGAGATGCCTTATTCTCCGTACAAACCAAGCACCAGCGATGCCGTTGGCATTGATCTAGGATTAAAAGAGTTTGCCGTGCTCTCCAACGGTGAATCCATTGCCAACCCGAAATACTATCAAAAATACGAAAAACGGTTAGCCTTTCTTCAGCGTGCGTTTGCACGTAAAAAAGAAGGGTCGAAATCGTGGGAAAAAAATAAAGCCCAGATTGCTAAACTGCACGAAAAAATCAAACACACAAGAGAAGATTTTCTTCACAAGCTGACGACCAGGCTCGTTCATGAAAACCAAGTGATCGCAGTGGAGAATTTGTCAGTGAAGAATCTCGTCCAAAACAAAAAGCTAAGCAAGGGGATTCACGATGCGTCATGGTCGAGGTTCAACGAAATGCTCGCCTACAAAGCGAAGTGGTACGGACGGACGATGATAAAAGTCGATCCGTTCTTCCCATCAAGCCAGCTCTGTTCCGGGTGTGGCCACCAGCATAAGGATGTAAAAAATCTTGCTGTCCGGGTGTGGGAGTGTCCTTCCTGCGGCGTGCGTCACGACCGGGACCTGAATGCGAGCCTGAATATTAAAAGAGAAGCCCTTCGGCTTCTTTCACTTCAGTCTATTTAA
- a CDS encoding DegV family protein encodes MRRVIFSTESGADLPVHVAQKCGVQVVPMHVIMDGQDYLDGLIPVRDIYDYYERTKKIPSTTSVNSNEYHEFFTKIQSDFPGCIIIHIGYTSRASSSFQNAVIAAEEFDDIFLIDALNVSGGLMAIVMYAVALLEAEPAIDPAHLIEKIESQVPKSRLAFLPGSLDFLRAGGRVSNAAYLSGSLLKIKPLIELEDGKLVSTKKYRGSMGRVTVKMMHDYLNKYNIDKGQLYFLYSIGLDESIKKQMDNIAEEAGFQHVTWIEAGAVISTHGGPGAFGIAGLEV; translated from the coding sequence ATGAGAAGAGTTATTTTTTCTACTGAAAGCGGAGCCGATTTACCAGTTCATGTAGCACAAAAGTGCGGTGTTCAAGTCGTGCCCATGCATGTCATTATGGACGGACAGGATTACTTGGATGGCCTCATTCCTGTTCGTGATATTTATGACTATTATGAACGTACAAAAAAAATACCTTCTACCACCTCTGTCAATTCCAATGAATATCACGAATTTTTCACGAAAATCCAATCAGATTTTCCCGGCTGCATTATTATTCATATCGGCTACACATCACGTGCCTCTTCTTCCTTTCAAAACGCGGTTATCGCGGCCGAGGAATTTGACGATATTTTTTTGATTGATGCTTTAAATGTGTCAGGCGGCCTTATGGCGATTGTCATGTATGCGGTTGCCCTGCTGGAAGCAGAACCTGCTATAGACCCTGCTCATTTGATCGAAAAAATCGAATCACAGGTTCCCAAGTCGCGTCTTGCCTTTCTTCCTGGCAGCCTTGATTTTTTAAGAGCGGGCGGCCGTGTCTCAAATGCCGCTTATCTCAGCGGATCTTTATTGAAAATTAAACCACTCATTGAATTAGAAGATGGTAAACTTGTATCAACAAAGAAATATCGTGGCAGTATGGGCCGCGTCACAGTGAAAATGATGCATGATTATTTAAATAAGTATAATATCGATAAAGGACAGCTCTATTTTCTTTATTCAATCGGGCTTGATGAGAGTATTAAGAAGCAGATGGATAACATCGCTGAAGAAGCGGGTTTTCAACATGTTACATGGATCGAAGCTGGTGCCGTTATTTCCACCCATGGCGGTCCTGGTGCCTTCGGAATTGCCGGTTTAGAAGTATAA
- a CDS encoding Beta-galactosidase C-terminal domain — protein MNSHWLFILLYISARLHDDFHRDFYQPLISELSLVPAFTVQNGKGVSLQVRQSEEKDFIFMINFTEAEHQITLETTVKDIVTEKELAGEITPAKYEVKIVEKIKVH, from the coding sequence ATGAACAGTCACTGGCTGTTCATTTTGCTCTACATTAGCGCCCGCTTACATGATGATTTCCATAGAGATTTTTATCAACCATTGATTAGTGAACTGTCTCTTGTGCCTGCTTTTACTGTTCAGAATGGCAAAGGCGTATCGCTACAGGTTCGCCAGTCTGAAGAAAAAGACTTTATTTTCATGATAAATTTTACAGAAGCAGAACATCAAATAACGCTTGAAACAACAGTAAAAGATATAGTGACCGAAAAAGAGCTGGCAGGGGAAATCACCCCGGCAAAATATGAAGTGAAAATAGTGGAGAAGATAAAAGTTCATTAA
- a CDS encoding IDEAL domain-containing protein, translating into MKNKLRFQVGQWVEGETWDKQRIYGYVVKVGKPADITKVYIVDSANEELRGRMIHVLSKSLQKVPEQTPVEAAIEQLIDLALLTKDQGWFEHLSKQLCQLRMQYS; encoded by the coding sequence ATGAAAAATAAATTACGATTTCAAGTCGGTCAATGGGTGGAAGGAGAAACGTGGGACAAACAAAGAATTTACGGTTATGTGGTAAAGGTAGGAAAACCTGCAGATATCACAAAAGTATATATTGTCGATTCAGCCAATGAAGAATTACGTGGAAGAATGATTCATGTTTTGTCCAAATCGCTTCAAAAAGTTCCCGAGCAGACACCAGTTGAAGCGGCAATTGAACAGCTGATTGACCTGGCACTTTTAACAAAGGACCAAGGCTGGTTTGAGCATTTGTCAAAGCAGCTTTGTCAGTTGAGAATGCAATATTCATAG
- a CDS encoding LysR family transcriptional regulator, with product MEWQQFEYFQTLARMQHVTRASEALSISQPALSRSIARFEEEIGVPLFERQGRSIKLNSYGRLFLKRVDRIMAEFQEGKQEIQDLLEPDQGQVSLGFLHTLSTNLIPDFIASFRTHYPKIDFQLTQGSSHTLLRQLQSGELDLCLIAPAEVKSPVQWRQLWSEELFVIVPKNHTLAGHKSITLNEIADESFIMLKQGYSLRIAIEQLCKEAGITPRITFEGEEADTVAGLVAAGLGVSILPDLKGTDQSQIAQIPVSQPRCERNIGIAWVEGRYLSPAALQFKQFIFNHFS from the coding sequence ATGGAATGGCAGCAATTCGAATATTTTCAAACACTTGCCCGTATGCAGCATGTAACACGGGCGTCAGAGGCTCTTTCCATTTCCCAGCCTGCTCTCAGCCGGTCCATTGCCCGGTTTGAAGAGGAGATCGGGGTTCCTTTGTTTGAACGTCAAGGACGCTCAATCAAGTTAAACTCATATGGCCGTTTGTTTTTAAAGCGGGTAGACCGGATTATGGCAGAATTTCAAGAAGGAAAACAAGAAATTCAGGATTTGCTTGAGCCTGATCAAGGCCAGGTATCGCTCGGTTTTCTTCATACTTTAAGTACCAATCTCATTCCGGATTTTATCGCTTCCTTTCGTACCCATTATCCTAAAATTGACTTTCAGCTTACACAGGGCTCTTCTCACACCCTTCTTCGGCAATTACAATCAGGAGAATTGGATCTTTGTTTAATAGCTCCAGCGGAAGTTAAATCTCCTGTTCAGTGGAGACAGCTCTGGAGTGAAGAACTTTTTGTAATTGTGCCAAAAAACCATACGTTAGCGGGGCATAAAAGCATTACATTAAACGAAATTGCAGATGAATCCTTTATTATGCTGAAACAAGGATACTCTCTTCGGATTGCGATTGAACAATTATGCAAAGAAGCAGGCATTACGCCCAGGATTACTTTTGAAGGAGAAGAAGCGGACACGGTAGCGGGGCTTGTCGCCGCAGGACTGGGTGTTTCGATTCTGCCTGATTTAAAAGGAACCGATCAAAGCCAAATCGCGCAAATACCCGTATCACAGCCGCGCTGTGAGCGGAACATTGGCATTGCCTGGGTGGAAGGAAGATATTTATCACCTGCAGCGCTTCAATTTAAACAATTCATCTTCAATCACTTTTCATAA
- a CDS encoding MFS transporter has product MSYIGEGTPVFRKTSFAFFAAGFNTFAILYCTQPLMPEFTKEFAVSPTGASLSLSITTIALAVSMLVFGSLSEVWGRKPVMVYSMLTASILCLLTAFSPTYPFLLVLRTVTGVALAGLPSVAMAYLGEEIKPGSLGSAMGLYISGNAIGAVFGRVFSGLLSHHLGWHIAIGGIGVISLAATLIFWKSLPPSRHFRSSPLQIGQLGKSLAYHLKDPGLICLFGLGFLLLGSNAALFNYIGYLLTDQPYSLNPSLVSWIFIILTIGMFSSIWNGKLADRHGRQMILLLNLFLASCGVLLTLDPHLLSKIFGLGLFTFGFFGGHSIASSWVGQRALRNKAQASSLYLFLYYTGSSIGGTAGGMFWTSFGWRGIVTMIMGFLLFAFILLAYLSKMDVKSKQVAEYKI; this is encoded by the coding sequence ATGAGTTATATAGGGGAGGGAACCCCGGTTTTTCGCAAAACCAGTTTTGCTTTTTTTGCAGCTGGTTTTAATACGTTTGCGATTCTTTACTGCACACAGCCTTTAATGCCTGAATTCACAAAAGAATTTGCAGTTTCTCCCACAGGTGCAAGCCTGTCGCTTTCCATTACAACGATAGCGCTGGCGGTAAGTATGCTGGTCTTTGGTTCCTTATCAGAAGTCTGGGGACGCAAGCCGGTTATGGTTTATTCCATGCTGACAGCTTCAATCCTTTGTTTATTGACTGCCTTCAGTCCTACGTACCCTTTCTTACTAGTACTTCGAACCGTTACAGGTGTTGCTTTGGCGGGTCTGCCTTCAGTAGCGATGGCCTATCTTGGAGAAGAGATAAAGCCTGGCAGCCTCGGGTCGGCAATGGGTTTATATATTAGCGGCAATGCGATTGGAGCTGTATTTGGACGGGTATTCTCGGGCTTGCTGAGCCACCACCTTGGATGGCATATCGCTATAGGAGGAATAGGGGTCATCAGCCTGGCTGCTACCCTGATTTTTTGGAAGAGTCTTCCGCCATCACGACATTTCAGGTCCAGTCCACTGCAAATTGGACAGCTGGGAAAATCATTAGCGTACCATTTAAAGGATCCAGGGCTGATTTGTTTATTTGGATTAGGTTTTTTGCTTTTGGGAAGTAATGCAGCCCTATTTAATTACATAGGGTATCTTTTAACTGACCAGCCTTACTCATTAAATCCATCTCTTGTAAGCTGGATATTTATCATTTTAACCATTGGCATGTTTAGCTCTATATGGAATGGAAAGCTGGCAGACCGTCATGGCAGGCAAATGATCCTGCTATTGAATCTGTTCCTGGCATCCTGTGGTGTCCTTTTAACGTTAGATCCTCATTTGCTTAGTAAAATATTCGGCTTAGGACTATTCACGTTTGGCTTTTTTGGCGGTCATTCCATTGCAAGCAGCTGGGTGGGGCAGCGTGCTTTAAGAAATAAAGCACAGGCTTCTTCACTATATTTGTTTCTGTACTACACTGGATCAAGTATAGGAGGCACGGCTGGCGGCATGTTTTGGACCTCTTTTGGATGGAGAGGAATTGTCACCATGATTATGGGCTTTTTACTCTTTGCTTTCATCCTATTAGCCTACCTTTCAAAAATGGATGTTAAGTCGAAGCAGGTCGCAGAATATAAAATTTAA
- a CDS encoding type 1 glutamine amidotransferase yields MRVHIIEHMDLLGLGSIHQWLEETDQLVTSTRLHKGEHLPDPSEFDLVILLGGIMSVYEENKYPWLKTEKQWLKNVIDSGKHVLGICLGAQLIASTLGAEVRQHTYSEAGWWPVAFHPHARKHPFLRDVVIPEFFFQFHQDTFELPDKAVLLAGSMACTRQMFSVNNRVLGLQFHPEFTPESVQYIAKHLHPSLKEGPFIQSPQAMLSSWQNCRASQKFLFSMLRNIEASVQSEALSLSS; encoded by the coding sequence GTGAGAGTACACATTATCGAACATATGGATTTGCTTGGACTAGGATCAATACATCAATGGCTTGAAGAAACCGATCAGCTGGTTACATCTACACGGCTGCATAAAGGAGAACACCTCCCCGACCCTTCTGAATTTGATTTAGTCATTTTGCTCGGCGGCATCATGTCTGTCTATGAAGAAAACAAGTATCCATGGCTTAAAACAGAAAAACAATGGCTGAAAAACGTCATTGACAGCGGGAAACATGTGCTTGGCATTTGTCTGGGAGCCCAGCTTATCGCCTCAACACTTGGCGCAGAAGTACGGCAGCACACATATAGTGAAGCAGGCTGGTGGCCGGTCGCTTTTCATCCACACGCCCGGAAGCATCCGTTTTTGAGAGATGTTGTGATCCCTGAGTTTTTCTTTCAATTTCATCAAGATACATTTGAACTACCGGACAAAGCGGTTCTCTTAGCTGGCAGCATGGCATGCACAAGGCAGATGTTTTCTGTAAACAACCGGGTGCTTGGTCTTCAATTTCATCCAGAATTCACGCCTGAAAGCGTACAATATATTGCAAAACATCTGCATCCTTCTTTGAAAGAAGGCCCATTTATTCAATCCCCTCAAGCTATGCTGTCTTCCTGGCAAAACTGCCGGGCTTCCCAAAAGTTTTTGTTTTCCATGCTGCGCAATATCGAAGCAAGTGTGCAAAGCGAAGCTTTATCTCTTTCTTCTTAA
- a CDS encoding sn-glycerol-3-phosphate ABC transporter ATP-binding protein UgpC, whose translation MAELKLNHIYKVYDGDVTAVQDFNLSIKDKEFIVFVGPSGCGKSTTLRMIAGLEDISKGDFFMDNKRVNDVAPKDRDIAMVFQNYALYPHMTIYDNMSFGLKLRKTPKAEIKRRVEEAARILGLEPYLDRKPKALSGGQRQRVALGRAIVRDAKVFLMDEPLSNLDAKLRVQMRSEISKLHQKLQTTTIYVTHDQTEAMTMATRLVVMKDGVIQQVGTPKEVYNRPNNVFVAGFIGSPAMNFFKGKLEKDFFVVGNVQIKLPDEKSKRLKALGYANNDIILGIRPESIYTNPDKSPAGSVVDVKIEVAELLGAETLVYSSIGGTNFVARLGADIAVKAGEIMPLVLDMKKVYFFDSSSEECIDLKTAHTPNLLAESI comes from the coding sequence TTGGCAGAACTTAAACTAAATCACATTTATAAAGTGTATGATGGAGACGTTACAGCAGTACAAGATTTTAACTTAAGCATAAAAGATAAGGAATTTATTGTTTTTGTAGGGCCCTCAGGCTGTGGAAAATCTACAACACTGCGTATGATTGCTGGACTCGAAGACATTTCAAAAGGTGATTTTTTTATGGATAACAAAAGAGTAAATGATGTGGCGCCAAAAGATCGCGATATTGCTATGGTATTTCAAAATTATGCACTATATCCGCATATGACAATTTACGATAACATGTCATTTGGTCTTAAGCTTCGTAAAACACCGAAAGCAGAAATCAAACGGCGTGTGGAGGAAGCTGCACGCATTCTTGGTCTTGAACCGTATTTGGATCGAAAGCCTAAAGCTCTATCTGGAGGTCAAAGACAGCGTGTGGCGCTTGGACGCGCAATCGTTCGAGATGCAAAAGTGTTTTTGATGGATGAGCCGTTATCAAACCTGGATGCTAAACTTCGGGTTCAGATGCGGTCTGAAATTTCTAAGCTTCATCAAAAATTGCAGACAACCACAATTTATGTCACTCACGACCAAACAGAAGCAATGACAATGGCAACCCGTTTAGTTGTAATGAAGGACGGGGTTATTCAGCAGGTTGGAACACCGAAAGAAGTCTATAATCGTCCAAACAATGTTTTTGTTGCAGGATTCATTGGATCGCCTGCCATGAACTTCTTTAAAGGAAAACTTGAGAAAGACTTTTTTGTGGTGGGTAATGTTCAAATTAAGCTGCCTGATGAGAAGTCAAAACGCTTAAAAGCACTAGGCTACGCTAATAACGACATCATACTCGGTATACGGCCAGAAAGCATCTATACCAACCCCGATAAATCTCCCGCTGGCTCCGTTGTCGATGTAAAAATTGAAGTGGCAGAATTACTGGGTGCAGAAACACTTGTATACTCATCTATAGGAGGAACCAACTTTGTTGCAAGATTAGGTGCAGACATAGCAGTAAAGGCTGGTGAAATTATGCCGTTAGTGCTTGATATGAAAAAAGTGTATTTTTTCGATTCTAGTAGTGAGGAGTGTATAGATTTAAAAACAGCTCATACACCTAACTTACTGGCAGAATCAATTTAA